One window from the genome of Yarrowia lipolytica chromosome 1B, complete sequence encodes:
- a CDS encoding uncharacterized protein (Compare to YALI0B13398g, similar to Saccharomyces cerevisiae GRX3 (YDR098C) and GRX4 (YER174C); ancestral locus Anc_8.240, similar to uniprot|P32642 Saccharomyces cerevisiae YER174c GRX4 member of the subfamily of yeast glutaredoxins (Grx3 GRX4 and Grx5) P3.19.f3.1 or uniprot|Q03835 Saccharomyces cerevisiae YDR098c GRX3), translating to MSVVEITSDSHFSELTSSLAPTTLVAVYFHTPWAAPCAQMNSVFKSLSTLHSSVLFLSVNADELPEISESFDISAVPYFVMLRDGTILKELSGADPKELAATISALSESDAKPAESESAAAAAPTSSTADAPASSSTDAPEPAEETEEELNARLAKLVKAAPVMLFMKGTPAAPQCGFSRQLVAILREHHVRFGFFDILKDDAVRQGLKKFSDWPTFPQLYIGGELQGGLDIVKESIQEDPEFFEKAVAE from the coding sequence ATGTCAGTCGTGGAAATCACCAGCGACTCGCACTTCTCCGAGCTCACCAGCTCGCTAGCTCCCACCACTCTGGTGGCCGTCTACTTCCACACTCCTTGGGCCGCTCCCTGTGCCCAGATGAACAGCGTTTTCAAGTCGCTGTCGACCCTCCATTCGTCGGTGCTTTTTCTGTCCGTCAACGCCGATGAGCTGCCAGAGATTTCCGAATCTTTCGACATCTCGGCCGTACCCTACTTTGTCATGCTCAGGGACGGcaccattctcaaggagttgAGTGGAGccgaccccaaggagctggccgCCACTATCAGCGCTCTGAGCGAGAGCGACGCCAAGCCTGCCGAGTCTGAGTCggccgccgccgctgccCCCACTTCTTCTACTGCTGACGCCCCTGCCAGCTCATCCACAGACGCTCCCGAACCCGCAGAGGAGACCGAAGAAGAACTCAACGCCCGTCTGGCCAAACTCGTGAAGGCCGCACCAGTCATGCTCTTCATGAAGGGCACGCCGGCAGCTCCACAGTGCGGCTTCTCACGACAATTGGTCGCCATTCTCAGAGAACATCACGTGCGGTTCGGCTTTTTCGACATTCTCAAAGATGACGCCGTGCGACAGGGCCTGAAAAAGTTTTCCGACTGGCCCACCTTCCCCCAGCTGTACATTGGAGGCGAGCTGCAGGGCGGTCTGGATATCGTCAAGGAGAGCATTCAGGAGGACCCCGAGTTTTTCGAGAAGGCTGTTGCTGAATGA
- a CDS encoding uncharacterized protein (Compare to YALI0B13420g, similar to Saccharomyces cerevisiae MEU1 (YLR017W); ancestral locus Anc_5.204, similar to uniprot|Q07938 Saccharomyces cerevisiae YLR017w MEU1 multiple enhancer of UAS2 singleton), translating into MAFLPNLVATPMSLASSYSKPVTLGIIGGTGLYKLGALTPVAQIDIDTPWGKPSSPITISETKSGFPVAFLARHGVNHDLTPTDVPSRANIAALKKVGVKAIVAFSAVGSLQEEIAPRDFVVPTQIIDRTKGIRPSSFFEKGFVGHVGFGEPFDVALGKLVAEHADKAFDNSKYKIHTKAKAGKDLTLVCMEGPAFSTRAESQLYRSWNGAVINMSAIPESKLAKEAEIAYQMICMSTDYDAWKEDEEPVTVEQVVSNLTANAESATGVVEALLEPLEKALADKSIGYDLDGSMKFAVSTAPAARDATVAKNLDFLHPGYW; encoded by the coding sequence ATGTCTCTTGCCAGCTCCTACTCCAAGCCCGTCACTCTCGGTATCATCGGTGGCACCGGTCTCTATAAGCTCGGAGCTTTGACACCCGTTGCTCAGATCGACATCGACACTCCCTGGGGCaagccttcttctcctaTCACCATCTCCGAGACCAAGTCTGGTTTCCCTGTGGCCTTTCTTGCCCGACACGGTGTCAATCACGATCTGACCCCCACTGACGTTCCCTCTCGAGCCAAcattgctgctctcaagaaggtcggagtcaaggccattgttgCCTTTTCTGCCGTTGGATCTCTTCAGGAAGAGATTGCCCCCCGAGACTTTGTTGTCCCCACTCAGATCATCGATCGAACCAAGGGTATTCGACCCTCGTCTTTCTTCGAGAAGGGTTTCGTTGGCCACGTTGGATTCGGAGAGCCATTTGACGTTGCTCTGGGAAAACTTGTGGCCGAGCACGCCGACAAGGCCTTTGATAACTCCAAGTATAAGATCCacaccaaggccaaggccggAAAGGACCTGACTCTCGTCTGCATGGAGGGCCCGGCCTTTTCGACCCGAGCCGAGTCACAGCTCTACCGATCGTGGAACGGAGCCGTTATCAACATGTCTGCCATTCCCGAATCCAAGctcgccaaggaggccgagatCGCCTACCAGATGATCTGCATGAGCACCGACTACGACGCAtggaaggaggacgaggagccTGTCACTGTTGAGCAGGTTGTCTCCAACCTCACTGCCAACGCCGAGTCTGCTACCGGTGTTGTCGAGGCTCTTCTTGAGCCCCTCGAGAAGGCCCTTGCTGACAAGTCCATTGGCTACGATCTGGACGGATCCATGAAGTTTGCCGTTTCCACTGCTCCCGCTGCTCGAGACGCAACTGTTGCCAAGAACCTCGACTTCCTGCACCCTGGCTACTGGTAG